In Quercus robur chromosome 10, dhQueRobu3.1, whole genome shotgun sequence, a genomic segment contains:
- the LOC126701800 gene encoding transcription factor bHLH153 isoform X1 produces the protein MIVSSSFCNADSQFSGEEEIEVGKMMEHKRSPCSVEQSSLTSLASKRHKADLSAKERKEKLGERIVALQQLVSPFGKTDTASVLCDAMEYINFLHEQVKVLSAPYLQSNPSKMQELGPYSLRSRGLCLVPVSCTAGVARSNGADIWAPIKTTSPKFEKAISQFQ, from the exons ATGATTGTGAGCTCCTCCTTTTGCAATGCAGACTCTCAGTTCTCT ggagaagaagaaatagagGTTGGTAAGATGATGGAGCACAAAAGGAGTCCATGTTCTGTTGAACAAAGCAGCCTCACTTCTCTTGCATCCAAACGACATAAGGCTGATTTATCCGCCAag GAGAGGAAGGAAAAGCTTGGTGAACGTATTGTGGCTCTGCAACAACTTGTTTCACCATTTGGGAAG ACAGATACAGCGTCTGTCCTTTGCGATGCAATGGAATACATAAATTTCCTTCATGAGCAAGTGAAG GTGCTGAGTGCTCCATACCTCCAAAGTAACCCAAGTAAAATGCAG GAATTAGGACCATACAGCCTGAGAAGCAGAGGTTTGTGTCTTGTTCCAGTCTCTTGTACTGCTGGTGTTGCTCGAAGTAATGGTGCGGATATTTGGGCGCCAATCAAGACCACTTCCCCCAAGTTTGAGAAGGCTATTTCACAATTCCAATGA
- the LOC126701800 gene encoding transcription factor bHLH153 isoform X3 has product MIVSSSFCNADSQFSGEEEIEVGKMMEHKRSPCSVEQSSLTSLASKRHKADLSAKERKEKLGERIVALQQLVSPFGKVLSAPYLQSNPSKMQELGPYSLRSRGLCLVPVSCTAGVARSNGADIWAPIKTTSPKFEKAISQFQ; this is encoded by the exons ATGATTGTGAGCTCCTCCTTTTGCAATGCAGACTCTCAGTTCTCT ggagaagaagaaatagagGTTGGTAAGATGATGGAGCACAAAAGGAGTCCATGTTCTGTTGAACAAAGCAGCCTCACTTCTCTTGCATCCAAACGACATAAGGCTGATTTATCCGCCAag GAGAGGAAGGAAAAGCTTGGTGAACGTATTGTGGCTCTGCAACAACTTGTTTCACCATTTGGGAAG GTGCTGAGTGCTCCATACCTCCAAAGTAACCCAAGTAAAATGCAG GAATTAGGACCATACAGCCTGAGAAGCAGAGGTTTGTGTCTTGTTCCAGTCTCTTGTACTGCTGGTGTTGCTCGAAGTAATGGTGCGGATATTTGGGCGCCAATCAAGACCACTTCCCCCAAGTTTGAGAAGGCTATTTCACAATTCCAATGA
- the LOC126702732 gene encoding uncharacterized protein LOC126702732 has translation MGSLIYIYTIVLLFAVVPLGIAKEQLSSRECENLGFTGLALCSDCNTLAEYVKDQDLVSDCLKCCTEDSDDSMSKIAYSGAHLEVCMRKLVFYPEIVGFIEEEKDQFPSVKVQYVFNSPPKLIMLDDAGQQKETIRIDNWKREHILQFLREKVKAASAI, from the exons atgggttcgTTGATCTATATCTATACTATAGTATTGCTGTTTGCTGTAGTACCTTTGGGTATCGCAAAAGAGCAACTGAGCTCAAGGGAATGTGAGAATCTGGGTTTCACGGGACTCGCTCTTTGCTCTGATTGCAATACTCTCGCTGAGTATGTCAAGGATCAAG ATCTGGTATCAGACTGTTTAAAGTGTTGCACAGAGGATTCTGATGATTCCATGAGCAAG ATTGCCTATTCTGGTGCTCACCTGGAGGTCTGCATGAGGAAACTGGTTTTCTATCCTGAAATTGTGGGCTTTATTGAAGAAGAGAAAGATCAATTTCCTTCTGTTAAAGTTCAATATGTTTTCAATTCTCCACCAAAGCTGATTATGCTAGATGACGCAGGCCAACAGAAGGAAACAATAAG GATCGACAATTGGAAACGTGAACATATACTGCAGTTCCTACGAGAAAAAGTTAAGGCGGCTTCTGCAATCTGA
- the LOC126701800 gene encoding transcription factor bHLH153 isoform X4 yields MMEHKRSPCSVEQSSLTSLASKRHKADLSAKERKEKLGERIVALQQLVSPFGKTDTASVLCDAMEYINFLHEQVKVLSAPYLQSNPSKMQELGPYSLRSRGLCLVPVSCTAGVARSNGADIWAPIKTTSPKFEKAISQFQ; encoded by the exons ATGATGGAGCACAAAAGGAGTCCATGTTCTGTTGAACAAAGCAGCCTCACTTCTCTTGCATCCAAACGACATAAGGCTGATTTATCCGCCAag GAGAGGAAGGAAAAGCTTGGTGAACGTATTGTGGCTCTGCAACAACTTGTTTCACCATTTGGGAAG ACAGATACAGCGTCTGTCCTTTGCGATGCAATGGAATACATAAATTTCCTTCATGAGCAAGTGAAG GTGCTGAGTGCTCCATACCTCCAAAGTAACCCAAGTAAAATGCAG GAATTAGGACCATACAGCCTGAGAAGCAGAGGTTTGTGTCTTGTTCCAGTCTCTTGTACTGCTGGTGTTGCTCGAAGTAATGGTGCGGATATTTGGGCGCCAATCAAGACCACTTCCCCCAAGTTTGAGAAGGCTATTTCACAATTCCAATGA
- the LOC126701800 gene encoding transcription factor bHLH153 isoform X2, whose protein sequence is MGEEEIEVGKMMEHKRSPCSVEQSSLTSLASKRHKADLSAKERKEKLGERIVALQQLVSPFGKTDTASVLCDAMEYINFLHEQVKVLSAPYLQSNPSKMQELGPYSLRSRGLCLVPVSCTAGVARSNGADIWAPIKTTSPKFEKAISQFQ, encoded by the exons ATG ggagaagaagaaatagagGTTGGTAAGATGATGGAGCACAAAAGGAGTCCATGTTCTGTTGAACAAAGCAGCCTCACTTCTCTTGCATCCAAACGACATAAGGCTGATTTATCCGCCAag GAGAGGAAGGAAAAGCTTGGTGAACGTATTGTGGCTCTGCAACAACTTGTTTCACCATTTGGGAAG ACAGATACAGCGTCTGTCCTTTGCGATGCAATGGAATACATAAATTTCCTTCATGAGCAAGTGAAG GTGCTGAGTGCTCCATACCTCCAAAGTAACCCAAGTAAAATGCAG GAATTAGGACCATACAGCCTGAGAAGCAGAGGTTTGTGTCTTGTTCCAGTCTCTTGTACTGCTGGTGTTGCTCGAAGTAATGGTGCGGATATTTGGGCGCCAATCAAGACCACTTCCCCCAAGTTTGAGAAGGCTATTTCACAATTCCAATGA